In the genome of candidate division WOR-3 bacterium, one region contains:
- the thiC gene encoding phosphomethylpyrimidine synthase ThiC, protein MKRKVCSLKSKRRKIKPVLVGKGLPTRVNTNIGTSPEASSLKEELKKLKVAIAAGTDTVMDLSTGGDIDEIRRAILTESSVPVGTVPIYQAFYEAKKRRKSFVELTPKEILAVFEKHFRDGVDFATVHCGINRKNAEILYRKKRLTGIVSRGGALVLEWMHYQNRENPLYEYFPEIVAMAKDYGVCLSLGDGLRPGSIADATDEPQILELLVLGDLVAYCWEKGVDCLVEGPGHIPIQEIPFNVLLEKVICDEAPFYVLGPLVTDVACGYDHITSAIGGAIAGACGADFLCYVTPAEHLGLPTVEEVREGVIAARIAAHAADIAKGIKKAKDWDNQISTYRANLNFEKMVEICLDPKRAKEIFYRRKIKETGVCTMCGEYCALRRTKNLLGKKR, encoded by the coding sequence ATGAAGAGAAAAGTTTGTTCCTTAAAAAGCAAAAGGAGAAAGATAAAACCGGTTTTGGTGGGAAAAGGTCTGCCCACCCGGGTGAATACTAACATCGGAACTTCTCCTGAGGCCTCCTCCCTAAAGGAGGAATTGAAAAAGTTGAAAGTGGCGATTGCCGCTGGGACTGATACCGTAATGGACTTATCAACCGGAGGGGATATTGATGAGATCAGAAGAGCGATTTTAACGGAATCATCGGTGCCGGTGGGTACGGTGCCAATCTACCAGGCATTTTATGAGGCAAAAAAGAGGAGAAAGTCTTTTGTGGAACTAACCCCAAAAGAGATTTTAGCGGTCTTTGAGAAACATTTCCGAGATGGGGTTGATTTTGCCACGGTCCACTGTGGTATTAATAGAAAGAATGCCGAAATCCTTTATCGGAAAAAGAGGCTCACGGGAATTGTCTCGCGGGGTGGGGCGCTGGTATTAGAATGGATGCATTACCAAAATCGGGAAAATCCCCTTTACGAATACTTCCCGGAGATTGTGGCGATGGCGAAAGATTATGGCGTCTGCCTTTCCTTAGGGGATGGTTTAAGACCAGGTTCCATTGCCGATGCCACTGACGAGCCCCAGATTTTAGAACTTTTGGTTTTAGGGGACTTGGTCGCCTACTGCTGGGAGAAAGGGGTGGACTGTTTAGTAGAAGGACCGGGGCACATCCCAATTCAAGAAATTCCCTTCAATGTCCTACTGGAGAAAGTGATTTGTGATGAGGCGCCTTTTTATGTCTTGGGTCCTTTGGTGACCGATGTTGCTTGTGGTTATGACCATATCACCTCCGCTATCGGGGGGGCAATCGCCGGAGCTTGTGGTGCGGACTTTCTCTGTTATGTGACACCGGCCGAACATCTGGGATTACCGACTGTGGAAGAGGTCCGGGAAGGAGTGATTGCAGCCCGGATCGCCGCGCACGCTGCGGATATCGCCAAAGGGATAAAGAAGGCTAAGGATTGGGACAATCAAATTTCAACCTATCGGGCAAATCTCAATTTTGAAAAGATGGTTGAAATTTGTCTTGACCCTAAAAGGGCAAAGGAGATTTTTTACCGCCGGAAAATAAAAGAGACTGGTGTCTGCACAATGTGCGGGGAGTATTGTGCTTTGAGGCGGACCAAAAATCTCCTTGGGAAAAAGAGGTAA
- the ricT gene encoding regulatory iron-sulfur-containing complex subunit RicT produces MNYLVATSPYSSFSFLSTLGDLEPGELVLVKDKIGEDIGRVISPTEEEEIGVILRRLGEGDWSKINELKKLGEKALAVFQEIKIAKRLPLKILDHHLRWDKKIIIFYLIRWEDFDWQELEKQLEKEIPIKIRIREINPRVFAGKIKGLGRCGREVCCARLQGNLPRVSMRQARLQKLFLSSERISGLCNRLLCCLAYEAEIYQEALAKYPALGSIVKTRWGEGEVINVDIFHETIFVRIKDKEVTLTLSEIL; encoded by the coding sequence ATGAACTACTTGGTGGCAACTTCTCCTTACTCTTCCTTCTCGTTTCTCTCCACCTTAGGAGATTTGGAGCCGGGAGAATTGGTTTTAGTAAAAGATAAAATTGGCGAAGATATAGGGAGAGTCATCTCCCCCACCGAGGAAGAAGAGATTGGAGTAATTCTGCGTCGTCTGGGAGAAGGGGATTGGTCAAAAATTAACGAGTTAAAAAAATTGGGTGAGAAAGCCTTAGCGGTCTTTCAGGAGATTAAAATTGCCAAAAGGCTACCCCTTAAAATTTTGGACCATCACCTCCGTTGGGATAAGAAGATAATCATTTTTTATCTGATTCGGTGGGAAGATTTTGATTGGCAAGAATTGGAGAAACAATTAGAAAAAGAGATTCCCATTAAGATTAGAATTAGGGAGATAAACCCCCGGGTGTTTGCAGGAAAGATAAAAGGTTTAGGAAGATGTGGTAGGGAAGTTTGTTGTGCCCGACTCCAAGGGAATTTGCCCCGAGTTTCTATGAGACAGGCCCGGTTGCAAAAACTCTTCCTCTCCTCAGAGAGGATCTCCGGTCTCTGCAATCGCCTCCTCTGCTGTCTCGCCTACGAAGCGGAGATTTATCAAGAGGCGTTAGCGAAATATCCGGCTTTAGGTTCCATTGTCAAAACAAGGTGGGGGGAAGGGGAAGTGATAAATGTGGATATCTTTCACGAGACCATCTTTGTCCGAATAAAAGACAAGGAAGTCACTTTGACCCTTTCCGAAATTTTATGA
- a CDS encoding GWxTD domain-containing protein, with translation MRGLTAFLLPFILTWAQEIAFDYSVFWVSDSLNFVECYYSLPYTSLPFKTKDDTSFSYLTLYLYLDGLLRDSLSRTLSVPKGIENFSYLSVVDGFGFFQKKGIYPLELVVFLGEREKKFRLFDTVLSFDFQKSPSLSSILFANYLGGDSLIGRFYRNGFWFTPNPARVFKRSREQNLAYAYLEVYNLTKNEPYEVNYRIKGNGGEWRIGGKIDTAHARNFVLPLSFSIRGLKEGNYTLKVSVTDRKTGGKAEREKEFTVQEEIEESLPFSLREKEEIFLLVARDEEKKNFQKLSPQDKEAYLQFYFQKVDYEEMKRRISYINEKFGKKGRKGERARIVLKYGIPDEIESHLFKENVRPHEHWYYRNLNYHFLFMYIRDVGEPVLLWSNVKEERNYPGWERFVDPEEYEELR, from the coding sequence ATGAGAGGATTAACGGCTTTTCTTTTACCATTTATTCTCACATGGGCACAAGAAATAGCGTTTGATTATTCGGTCTTTTGGGTTAGCGATAGCCTAAACTTTGTTGAATGCTATTACTCTCTTCCCTATACTTCTTTACCTTTTAAGACGAAAGACGATACTTCCTTTTCTTACCTTACTCTCTATCTTTATCTTGACGGTCTCTTACGAGACTCCCTCTCCCGTACCCTTTCCGTTCCGAAGGGAATAGAGAATTTCTCTTACCTCTCAGTAGTTGATGGTTTTGGTTTCTTTCAGAAAAAGGGGATTTATCCTCTTGAACTGGTCGTCTTTTTAGGGGAGAGAGAAAAAAAGTTCCGCCTTTTTGATACCGTCCTCTCCTTTGATTTCCAAAAATCTCCCTCCCTCTCTTCTATCCTTTTTGCTAATTATTTGGGTGGAGATAGTTTAATTGGCCGTTTTTATCGGAATGGTTTCTGGTTTACCCCCAATCCCGCCCGGGTATTTAAACGGTCAAGGGAACAAAATTTAGCCTATGCCTATTTGGAGGTTTATAATCTAACCAAAAATGAACCCTACGAGGTCAATTACCGAATAAAAGGGAATGGTGGTGAATGGCGTATCGGAGGGAAGATTGATACCGCCCACGCCCGGAACTTTGTCCTCCCTCTTTCTTTTTCCATTCGGGGACTGAAAGAGGGTAACTACACCTTAAAAGTTTCCGTCACCGACCGAAAGACGGGTGGTAAGGCGGAGCGAGAAAAGGAGTTTACGGTGCAAGAAGAAATTGAAGAAAGTCTCCCCTTCTCTCTAAGAGAGAAAGAAGAGATCTTTCTCTTAGTGGCTCGGGATGAGGAGAAGAAAAATTTCCAAAAACTTTCCCCTCAAGATAAAGAGGCCTACCTCCAATTCTATTTCCAAAAAGTTGATTATGAGGAGATGAAGAGGAGGATTTCTTATATCAACGAAAAATTTGGTAAGAAGGGAAGAAAGGGGGAGAGGGCGAGGATTGTTTTAAAATATGGTATTCCGGATGAGATTGAAAGCCATCTCTTTAAGGAAAATGTCCGCCCCCACGAACATTGGTACTATCGCAACCTTAACTACCACTTCCTCTTTATGTATATTAGAGATGTAGGCGAACCGGTTCTTCTGTGGTCAAATGTGAAAGAGGAGAGAAACTATCCGGGATGGGAACGTTTTGTTGACCCGGAGGAATACGAAGAGTTAAGATGA
- a CDS encoding GWxTD domain-containing protein, whose amino-acid sequence MPVGIDYSYYLSNGNPHLEIFYEIPCSSLIFIREGNNFIARYEINIFALSPKRDFILLDKVVKEVKRKTDEESEKENREEGKLVFSPPPNSKSILLLFQCRNSQRAAEVSFPLKEKREIFLRKGKDVIFSKKLSWDDTFSLYFPPDPKVISYEVSLKRGKKEVFKRVIPGGEGFFEPLRNFPAILSDTSGIYKIKIYARGKEEVIWEKEMSIHITVSPFLSDKEWQRRISLLFPIATEEEIKELKVTPTERRSATWEEFWGKKEIKEEDYFSRVEYCIKNFSFGDKGLASDRAKIYLKYGQPDAIEEYPYETNKKPYIIWYYYNLGLNFIFVDQKGIGEYVLVR is encoded by the coding sequence TTGCCGGTAGGTATTGATTACTCTTACTATTTGTCTAACGGAAATCCTCATTTGGAGATATTTTACGAAATTCCCTGCTCTTCTCTCATCTTCATTAGGGAAGGAAATAATTTCATCGCCCGCTACGAAATAAACATCTTCGCCCTTAGCCCAAAGAGAGATTTTATCCTTTTGGATAAAGTGGTAAAAGAGGTGAAGAGAAAGACCGATGAGGAAAGTGAAAAAGAAAATCGAGAGGAGGGGAAATTGGTCTTTTCTCCTCCGCCAAATAGTAAGTCAATTCTTCTCCTCTTTCAGTGCCGAAATTCCCAGCGCGCCGCGGAGGTTTCCTTCCCCTTAAAAGAGAAAAGGGAGATTTTTTTGCGCAAAGGAAAAGACGTTATCTTTTCCAAAAAACTGTCCTGGGATGATACCTTTTCCCTCTATTTTCCACCGGACCCTAAAGTCATCTCTTATGAAGTCTCTCTCAAAAGAGGGAAAAAGGAGGTTTTCAAAAGAGTGATTCCAGGAGGTGAAGGATTCTTTGAACCCCTGAGGAACTTCCCTGCCATTCTGAGCGACACCTCCGGGATTTATAAGATAAAAATTTATGCCCGAGGTAAGGAAGAGGTAATTTGGGAAAAGGAGATGTCAATTCACATTACAGTCTCACCCTTCCTTTCCGATAAAGAATGGCAACGGAGGATCTCCCTTCTCTTTCCCATTGCCACAGAAGAAGAGATAAAGGAACTGAAGGTCACCCCGACCGAAAGGCGTTCTGCTACCTGGGAGGAATTTTGGGGAAAAAAGGAGATAAAGGAAGAGGATTACTTCTCTCGGGTTGAATACTGTATAAAGAACTTCTCTTTTGGTGATAAAGGACTTGCTTCAGACCGGGCAAAGATTTACTTAAAATACGGTCAACCAGACGCGATTGAGGAATATCCTTATGAAACAAATAAGAAACCCTATATTATTTGGTATTACTACAATTTGGGATTGAATTTCATCTTTGTTGACCAAAAAGGGATCGGGGAGTATGTCTTGGTAAGATGA
- a CDS encoding FAD-dependent oxidoreductase has product MQEKFYRIKNHPILSFPEGKRVRFYFEGKELEGFEGEPIACALIANGIKVFRWKKGRPRGFFCAVGKCSSCLMTVDGKPNVMVCMERLKEGMRIERPSDQETATQEEERLRKEKEGAEGKDFLPAVYETDLVIIGAGPAGLSASLTLGNLGVRHIIVDDNPKPGGQLLKQTHKFFGSSELFCGIRGFEIARILKEEIEKLSCAKFFLSSSLIGAYRNDKEFECAVVTDEKLIKIKTKALIGALGACENFLLFENNDLPGIYGAGAVQTLMNLYGIRPGKKALMVGSGNIGLIVTYQMLQAGIEVLAIVEIMPEIGGYHCHAAKIRRMGIPILLSHTVKRAIGKDFVQGVVVVQVDKNFQEIKGTEKRFDCDLICLSVGLAPLSDLFSALGCKISYIPELGGYLPYHDEDLKTSIPGVFVAGDASGIEEASTAILEGRIAGSSAYEYLFGENKESSAIKKSAKKILSEIRQSPFLKKIEKGLKSLTVL; this is encoded by the coding sequence ATGCAAGAAAAATTTTATCGGATTAAAAATCACCCCATCCTCTCCTTTCCTGAGGGGAAGAGGGTAAGGTTCTATTTTGAAGGAAAGGAACTGGAGGGTTTTGAAGGAGAACCAATCGCCTGCGCTTTAATCGCTAATGGGATAAAGGTCTTCCGGTGGAAGAAAGGAAGGCCACGGGGTTTCTTCTGTGCCGTTGGTAAATGTTCCTCCTGCTTAATGACGGTTGATGGAAAGCCGAATGTGATGGTTTGTATGGAAAGATTGAAAGAGGGGATGCGGATTGAACGACCTTCCGACCAAGAGACTGCTACCCAAGAAGAGGAGAGATTAAGAAAGGAGAAGGAAGGGGCAGAGGGGAAGGATTTTCTTCCTGCTGTTTACGAAACCGATTTGGTGATTATTGGAGCTGGCCCGGCAGGCTTATCTGCCTCTTTGACCTTGGGGAATTTGGGAGTGAGGCATATAATTGTTGATGATAATCCTAAACCTGGTGGTCAACTCTTAAAACAGACCCATAAATTTTTCGGGTCTTCGGAACTTTTCTGCGGAATAAGAGGGTTTGAGATTGCTCGGATTTTAAAAGAAGAGATTGAGAAGTTAAGTTGCGCAAAATTTTTTCTTTCTTCCTCCTTGATTGGGGCTTACCGAAATGATAAGGAGTTTGAGTGTGCGGTCGTAACGGATGAGAAGTTAATTAAGATCAAAACTAAAGCATTAATCGGTGCTCTGGGGGCTTGCGAGAACTTTCTCCTCTTTGAGAATAACGACCTGCCGGGAATCTACGGCGCGGGTGCAGTGCAAACCTTAATGAATCTCTACGGAATAAGACCCGGGAAAAAGGCTCTGATGGTTGGTTCGGGTAATATCGGTCTAATCGTCACTTATCAGATGCTCCAAGCGGGAATTGAGGTCTTAGCAATTGTTGAGATTATGCCCGAAATTGGTGGCTATCATTGCCATGCGGCAAAAATTCGCCGCATGGGCATCCCCATCCTCCTCTCCCACACGGTAAAAAGAGCGATAGGTAAAGATTTTGTTCAGGGAGTAGTGGTCGTTCAAGTTGATAAAAATTTTCAAGAGATAAAGGGCACAGAAAAGAGATTTGATTGTGACCTTATCTGCCTCTCGGTTGGTCTTGCCCCTCTATCCGACCTCTTCTCTGCACTCGGTTGTAAAATCTCCTACATTCCGGAATTGGGTGGCTACCTTCCTTACCACGATGAGGACCTAAAGACTTCAATCCCCGGGGTTTTTGTCGCAGGCGATGCCAGTGGCATTGAAGAGGCATCAACCGCGATTTTAGAGGGAAGAATTGCCGGTTCTTCGGCTTATGAGTATCTATTCGGGGAAAATAAAGAAAGTAGTGCTATCAAAAAATCGGCAAAGAAAATCCTATCCGAAATCCGTCAATCACCTTTCTTAAAAAAGATAGAGAAAGGGCTAAAATCCTTAACTGTCCTCTAA
- the purQ gene encoding phosphoribosylformylglycinamidine synthase I, with protein sequence MVRAALLFAPGTNCDEETLFAFEKAGAKTDRLPINYLKTKKKILDPYSILCIPGGFTYGDYIAAGKILANELLMRLKDALLSFLERGGIILGICNGFQVLVKAGLLPAFRSYFEKPTVTLDWNDSLLFECRWVYLKNNDSPCLFTKDLPPLITLPIAHAEGKFLPKSKKVLERLKINKQIVFTYANEKGEEVGYPYNPNGSIGNVAGICDPKGRIFGLMPHPERFLIKEQFPWQRGNFLPYGFFIFRNAVEYARKILSD encoded by the coding sequence ATGGTTAGAGCTGCGCTCCTCTTTGCTCCGGGAACGAATTGCGATGAAGAGACCCTTTTCGCCTTTGAGAAGGCCGGCGCCAAAACCGATCGCCTCCCTATAAATTATCTAAAGACGAAGAAGAAAATTTTAGACCCTTACTCCATCCTCTGTATCCCCGGTGGCTTCACCTATGGTGATTATATCGCCGCGGGAAAGATTTTGGCTAACGAACTCCTAATGAGATTAAAAGATGCCCTCCTATCCTTCTTAGAAAGAGGAGGAATTATCTTAGGAATTTGCAACGGGTTTCAGGTCTTGGTGAAGGCAGGGTTACTCCCTGCTTTTCGTTCCTATTTTGAGAAGCCAACTGTGACCTTGGATTGGAATGACTCTCTCCTTTTTGAATGCCGGTGGGTCTATTTGAAAAATAATGATTCGCCTTGTCTTTTTACCAAAGATCTCCCTCCCCTCATCACCCTCCCTATTGCCCATGCCGAAGGAAAGTTTTTGCCCAAATCAAAAAAGGTTTTGGAGCGATTAAAAATAAATAAGCAGATTGTCTTCACCTATGCGAACGAAAAAGGGGAAGAGGTTGGTTATCCCTATAATCCCAACGGTTCTATCGGTAATGTGGCAGGAATCTGCGACCCAAAAGGGAGAATTTTTGGCTTGATGCCCCATCCGGAACGATTTTTGATAAAAGAGCAGTTCCCTTGGCAGAGAGGAAACTTTTTACCCTATGGTTTTTTTATCTTTCGGAATGCGGTAGAATATGCAAGAAAAATTTTATCGGATTAA
- a CDS encoding D-cysteine desulfhydrase family protein: MITPLNLASKPTPIQKINLLGYDIHIKRDDLTGLVTSGNKIRKLEFLLAFALKEKAKVIITCGNYQSNHVRTTLYTCSLLGLKGVAILKGEEPKIPEGNAFLDYLFTDEIYFLNEKEYERKEEFAQELIAKYRKRGISAYFIPTGGSNGIGCLGYLQAFGEMVDYIKNHGIDALFCAVGSGGTYAGLLLGKYSYDLKIPIYGILVDETKGYFLKKINEIVKEAEEILGRKLGVKEEDVNLIESYIGSGYALPYKEEVEMIWMLAKKGILLDPVYTGKAFYGMIKEKENLGFRNPLFLHTGGIFSLFGFKEEILKWRFIDNGKKLFKIKNG, translated from the coding sequence ATGATCACCCCTTTAAATTTGGCTTCTAAACCAACACCAATTCAAAAGATTAATCTTTTGGGATACGATATCCATATCAAGAGGGATGACCTCACGGGATTAGTGACCTCAGGGAATAAGATAAGGAAATTGGAATTTTTACTTGCTTTTGCCTTAAAGGAGAAAGCAAAGGTAATTATCACCTGTGGTAATTACCAATCAAATCATGTCCGCACCACCCTTTATACCTGTTCCCTTTTGGGCCTAAAAGGGGTAGCAATTCTCAAAGGGGAGGAGCCGAAAATTCCCGAAGGTAACGCTTTTTTAGATTACCTCTTCACCGATGAGATTTACTTCTTAAACGAAAAAGAATACGAAAGAAAAGAGGAATTTGCCCAAGAGTTAATTGCGAAATATAGAAAGCGGGGGATTTCCGCTTACTTCATCCCCACTGGTGGTTCAAATGGTATCGGCTGTTTGGGATATCTTCAGGCTTTTGGCGAGATGGTTGATTATATAAAAAATCATGGAATTGATGCCCTCTTTTGTGCCGTTGGTTCTGGTGGTACTTATGCCGGACTTCTCCTTGGTAAATATTCTTATGACCTCAAAATACCAATCTACGGCATCTTAGTTGATGAAACAAAGGGTTATTTCTTGAAGAAGATAAATGAGATAGTTAAGGAGGCAGAAGAGATACTGGGAAGAAAGTTAGGTGTGAAGGAAGAAGATGTAAACCTCATTGAGAGTTACATCGGTTCTGGTTATGCTCTTCCTTATAAAGAAGAGGTTGAAATGATTTGGATGTTGGCAAAAAAGGGAATCCTTTTAGATCCGGTCTATACCGGTAAGGCATTCTACGGTATGATAAAAGAGAAAGAGAATCTTGGTTTTCGCAATCCCCTCTTTCTTCACACCGGTGGGATTTTCTCTCTGTTCGGTTTTAAGGAAGAAATCTTAAAATGGCGATTTATTGACAATGGGAAAAAATTGTTTAAGATAAAAAATGGTTAG
- a CDS encoding peroxiredoxin translates to MKEMTKELGKVGMPLLGDDFPEMKVQTTHGEMELPKAFSGKWFVLFSHPADFTPVCTTEFFAFQKRYDKFRALNCELIGLSVDQVFSHIKWEEWIKDKLGIEIQFPIIADTGAVAERLGLIHPGKGTNTVRAVFVVDEKGKIRTILYYPQELGRNMDEIVRIVEALQISDKNGVAMPANWPNNELVKDHVIVPPARDVKSAKERIERAKSGEFDCFDWWFCHKRLK, encoded by the coding sequence ATGAAAGAGATGACAAAGGAATTAGGGAAGGTTGGTATGCCCCTTTTAGGGGATGATTTTCCGGAAATGAAGGTCCAGACGACCCATGGGGAAATGGAGTTACCTAAGGCTTTTTCTGGAAAGTGGTTTGTCTTATTCAGTCATCCAGCGGATTTTACCCCGGTCTGCACAACGGAGTTTTTTGCCTTTCAGAAAAGGTATGATAAGTTTCGGGCATTAAATTGCGAACTGATTGGTCTCAGTGTGGACCAGGTTTTTTCCCACATAAAATGGGAGGAGTGGATAAAGGATAAGTTGGGTATTGAGATTCAATTTCCAATAATTGCCGATACCGGAGCGGTAGCCGAAAGATTGGGGCTAATCCATCCCGGTAAAGGGACAAACACAGTGCGGGCGGTTTTTGTCGTTGATGAGAAAGGGAAGATAAGAACAATTCTTTATTATCCCCAAGAACTTGGTCGGAATATGGATGAGATAGTGAGAATTGTGGAGGCGCTGCAAATCTCCGATAAAAATGGGGTGGCGATGCCGGCTAACTGGCCCAATAACGAATTGGTAAAAGACCATGTGATTGTGCCTCCGGCGCGGGATGTGAAGTCGGCAAAAGAAAGAATAGAAAGGGCAAAAAGTGGGGAATTTGACTGTTTTGATTGGTGGTTCTGCCATAAGAGATTAAAATAG
- a CDS encoding DUF6512 family protein: MQAYIKSLLYLGIFGLLHFGYDLTHWNFLIPFSGINESVFQHLKMAFWAYLFSSGIEYLLVKRKLNNLGSFWYPRLLATIMVPWFILLIWYLVPALFGKVESLTIELGWSILAAYLSGIAGVMMEKSVEKGTITAGFKITILILFFISAFFYISFTYQLPWIDLFQNPELL; the protein is encoded by the coding sequence TTGCAAGCATATATTAAATCTTTACTTTATCTCGGCATCTTTGGACTTTTACATTTTGGCTATGATCTAACCCATTGGAATTTTCTCATACCATTTTCCGGAATCAACGAATCGGTCTTTCAGCACTTAAAGATGGCATTTTGGGCTTATCTTTTCAGTAGCGGGATTGAATATCTTTTAGTAAAAAGAAAATTGAATAATTTAGGCTCATTTTGGTATCCCCGATTGTTAGCAACGATTATGGTTCCCTGGTTTATCTTACTTATCTGGTATTTAGTTCCGGCTCTTTTTGGAAAGGTTGAATCTTTAACGATAGAGTTGGGCTGGAGTATTCTTGCCGCCTATCTTTCCGGAATAGCGGGTGTAATGATGGAAAAGAGTGTGGAAAAAGGAACGATTACTGCTGGTTTTAAGATTACCATTCTCATTCTATTTTTTATCTCCGCTTTCTTCTATATCTCTTTTACCTACCAACTACCCTGGATTGATTTATTTCAGAATCCCGAACTCCTTTGA
- a CDS encoding DUF3108 domain-containing protein yields the protein MLCLFLFISFPFTAEVLNYDVYLGIWRVGELRLSLKEGFFTGETVYFLSSVLKSNFPFRIDDSLFTVSRRNDFTTLYSYKKVEEGNYQKELTYQFNGDRIEYSDGTIFPARESPKDLLTLWYFFRSSCSDTNRETFAHFDKKDYRVKINPKECRYISNKFGSFLVRRLQPETFPKSILGDIYISEDSLRLPLVIKTRLLLGMVKAILKKRSENG from the coding sequence GTGCTTTGTCTTTTTCTTTTTATTAGTTTTCCTTTTACGGCAGAAGTCCTTAATTATGATGTCTATTTGGGAATCTGGCGGGTAGGGGAGTTAAGACTTTCCTTAAAGGAAGGATTTTTCACCGGGGAGACGGTCTATTTTCTCTCTTCGGTTCTGAAAAGTAACTTTCCCTTTCGGATAGACGATTCCTTATTTACTGTTAGCCGGCGCAACGATTTCACTACTCTCTATTCTTATAAAAAGGTAGAGGAAGGGAATTACCAAAAAGAATTAACCTATCAATTTAACGGAGACCGAATTGAGTATTCGGATGGAACAATTTTTCCCGCTCGGGAATCTCCAAAGGATTTGCTCACCCTTTGGTATTTTTTCCGCTCTTCCTGCTCCGATACCAACCGGGAGACCTTTGCCCATTTTGACAAGAAGGATTATCGGGTGAAGATAAATCCGAAGGAATGTCGGTACATTTCTAATAAATTTGGTAGTTTTTTAGTCCGCCGTCTTCAACCGGAGACTTTTCCCAAAAGTATCCTTGGTGATATCTATATCTCAGAAGATTCTCTTCGTCTACCTTTGGTGATTAAGACAAGGTTATTATTGGGAATGGTTAAGGCGATCCTTAAAAAAAGGAGTGAGAATGGATAA
- a CDS encoding sugar phosphate nucleotidyltransferase encodes MDKRDIYPVVIAGGKGERFWPKSRKIRPKQFLRIFGQTSLLQDTQRRIIHLAPPSHHRYVIPEIYVHLLFKEIKVHRRQVLIEPEGKNTFPAICLAAVHLPSDGIMVVLPSDHLIRPNTNFYRAVKFASELAEKGYFLLFGIEPTRIETGYGYIEIGEKVAEKEELIAFSGSSFIEKPNYDKAKEYVESKSFLWNSGIFCWQVSLFLKEVALHFPEFYQSLLEYQKFIGTKHERVELKKLYEKAPNISVDYAIMEKVRNFLVIRANFQWDDVGNWLALERHFPKDTDRNIRIGNTILLESKDSILYTEDSPIFAFGISNLLVVKTKDLVFLCPKEKALEIKRFLSFLFSHPKGKRFL; translated from the coding sequence ATGGATAAGAGAGATATTTATCCAGTAGTAATTGCCGGAGGAAAAGGGGAGAGGTTCTGGCCCAAAAGCCGCAAGATAAGACCCAAACAATTTTTACGGATATTTGGTCAGACCTCCCTGCTCCAGGATACCCAGCGCCGGATTATTCATTTAGCCCCCCCATCCCACCATCGCTATGTCATTCCGGAAATCTATGTCCATCTCTTGTTTAAGGAGATTAAAGTTCATCGCCGGCAAGTGCTAATAGAACCAGAAGGGAAGAATACTTTTCCGGCAATTTGTCTCGCCGCAGTTCACTTACCTTCGGATGGGATAATGGTTGTCTTGCCATCGGACCATCTCATCCGACCGAATACCAATTTTTATCGGGCAGTTAAATTTGCCTCGGAACTGGCAGAGAAAGGTTATTTTCTTCTCTTTGGTATTGAGCCAACGAGAATTGAAACGGGTTACGGCTATATTGAAATTGGGGAAAAAGTCGCCGAAAAAGAAGAGTTAATTGCCTTTTCGGGAAGTTCTTTTATTGAAAAGCCAAATTACGATAAGGCGAAAGAATATGTGGAAAGTAAGAGTTTCCTCTGGAACTCGGGGATATTTTGCTGGCAGGTTTCTCTCTTCTTAAAAGAAGTGGCTTTACACTTTCCGGAGTTCTATCAGAGTCTTTTAGAATATCAGAAATTTATTGGCACAAAACACGAGCGGGTGGAATTAAAAAAATTATACGAAAAGGCACCGAACATCTCCGTTGATTACGCAATAATGGAAAAGGTGAGGAATTTTTTGGTAATCAGAGCCAATTTTCAGTGGGACGATGTTGGGAATTGGTTAGCGTTGGAGAGGCATTTTCCTAAAGACACGGATCGCAACATTCGGATTGGGAATACGATTTTGTTAGAGAGCAAAGATTCAATTCTTTACACAGAAGATTCCCCAATTTTTGCTTTTGGTATCTCTAATCTTTTGGTAGTAAAGACCAAAGACCTCGTCTTCCTCTGCCCCAAGGAGAAGGCTCTCGAGATTAAAAGATTTCTTTCCTTTTTATTTTCTCATCCTAAGGGAAAGAGGTTTCTGTGA